From the genome of Candidatus Binatia bacterium:
TCGGAAAATACGCGTGCGCTCGGTGCACCATTTCCGGATGCGGCTTGCCGCGCGTAACGCAATCGCCGCCGATGACGGCATCGATCATGTCGTCGATGGCGCAGTGCCGCAGGATGTCCAGCGTGGTGGCGCGGCGCTTACTGGTGGCGATCACCAGCCGGAGCCCGGCAAAGCGCAGCCCGGCGAGGGTCGGCGTCACCCCAGCGTACAAGCGGAACTGCCGCACGAACTCGGGAGCGTCGGCGTGCAGCCGGTAGCGGGTGCACAATTCGTCGATCGTTTCTGGACCCGGTGCGGCTCGGCGGAACACCTCATCCAAGGGGAGGCCGATCGATGCGCCGACCCCGCGTGCATCGGCGGATGGGTAGCCGGACTCCACCAGCGTCTCATTCACCAACCCAACCAGGAGGGCTTCGCTGTCGACCAGCGTGCCATCGAGATCGAGAATCAGCAAATCAAAGCGGCGGGGCATCAAGCGGGATGCTAGTTTGACTGGGCGATAAACGCCAGCACCGCGACCGTCTCGCATGGGGCGAAGAGGACAGGAGGAGCGGATCCGCTCCTCGAATTCATTGCACTCTTCCGCTCACCCTGAGCCCTTCGACGTTGCTCAGGACATGCTTGTCGAAGGGTGCTCAGAATCTTTTTCAGCAGCCTCCCAGGTGCCGTTGACAGCGACTGATGCGCGTGCCTAATCTGACAACTGACTAGTCTGACCAGAAAGTGGAGATGTGGCTCGATGAGTGATGCGTGGCAATTGCAGCGGGCAAAGGCGGAACTCAGCAAGCTGATTGAGACCAGCATAGCCAAGGGTCCGCAGACCATCACGCGGCACGGCCGGCCAGCGGCGGTGGTCGTGAGCGCCGCCGACTACAAGACACTGAGGCGGCGTACGCCCAACTTCAAAGCCTTTCTCCGGAAGGCACCGCTGTACCAGCTCGATCTGAGGCGGAGCCGCGACCGTGGCCGCAAGGTCGATCTGTGAGTTTCCTGCTGGACACCTGCGCGGTTTCTGAGATCACGAAACCCTCTCCGGATCCTGGGGTGTTGACGTGGTTCGACACGCAGGATTCCAGCGCGCTGTACCTGAGCGTGTTGACCGTCGGCGAGATCGAGAAAGGTATTGCGGGCCTGCGACCGGGGCGGAAGAAACAAGGGCTGACAAGTTGGGTGGCTATACTGCGCGCGACGTATGCCGACCGTATCCTGCCGATCAACACGGCCATCGCCACGACTTGGGGCCGCATGGCAGCCCTCGTCGAGCGACGCGGTGGATCACTTGGTGT
Proteins encoded in this window:
- a CDS encoding type II toxin-antitoxin system Phd/YefM family antitoxin — encoded protein: MSDAWQLQRAKAELSKLIETSIAKGPQTITRHGRPAAVVVSAADYKTLRRRTPNFKAFLRKAPLYQLDLRRSRDRGRKVDL
- a CDS encoding type II toxin-antitoxin system VapC family toxin; its protein translation is MSFLLDTCAVSEITKPSPDPGVLTWFDTQDSSALYLSVLTVGEIEKGIAGLRPGRKKQGLTSWVAILRATYADRILPINTAIATTWGRMAALVERRGGSLGVVDGLISATAVHHGYTVVTRHTDDFAATGVALLNVWQD